A DNA window from Turicibacter sp. TJ11 contains the following coding sequences:
- a CDS encoding AI-2E family transporter produces the protein MNEFFNKYSRIIRFLLYAVSFLISLVILFLCIQTSSVWGRIWNDILGSLFPFFVAFLLAYIIHPLILWIDRIRLPRVISVFLFYAVVFGSLYGIVSWFLPTIIREVHDLVMNLPTYLTAIQNQLLIFDEQSGLHLSDLFLSQYSKWVSTLTEHIREVTGFTFNIVFSILGSLMFIVIVPIALFYFLKDYEKILNGLLNLVPTRYRSHVASISSLLDDSLGSYIRGLAIIMVCVSLIATVLLMFAGIDYALLFGFLIGLTDFIPFIGPFIGAIPVLIFALSISWNKVLLVIIILAILQAVEGNFLQPFIIGRNLDIHPLFIMMLMMVAGTLLGLKGVFFAIPVFLVIRTISRYISDLKH, from the coding sequence ATGAATGAATTTTTCAATAAATATAGCAGGATTATTCGTTTTTTATTGTATGCAGTATCTTTTTTAATTAGTTTAGTTATCTTGTTTTTATGTATTCAAACATCTTCAGTCTGGGGGAGAATTTGGAACGATATTCTAGGAAGTTTATTTCCTTTTTTTGTGGCATTTTTACTAGCCTACATTATTCATCCACTTATTCTATGGATTGATCGAATTCGGCTACCACGTGTGATTTCTGTCTTTTTATTTTATGCTGTTGTTTTTGGAAGCTTATATGGAATTGTTTCCTGGTTTTTACCAACGATTATTCGCGAGGTTCACGACTTAGTTATGAATTTACCAACCTATTTAACAGCGATTCAAAATCAATTACTTATTTTTGATGAACAATCGGGTTTACATTTATCTGATTTATTTTTAAGTCAATATAGTAAGTGGGTCAGTACATTAACGGAACATATTCGTGAGGTAACAGGGTTTACATTTAATATTGTTTTTTCAATTCTCGGATCCTTAATGTTTATTGTCATTGTGCCCATTGCATTATTTTATTTTTTAAAGGATTATGAAAAAATTCTAAATGGTTTATTAAATTTAGTACCTACTCGTTATCGTTCTCACGTAGCCTCTATTTCTAGTTTGTTAGATGATTCATTAGGATCGTACATTCGTGGACTTGCTATTATTATGGTTTGTGTTTCATTAATCGCGACAGTTTTACTCATGTTTGCTGGGATTGATTATGCTTTATTATTTGGATTTTTAATTGGACTCACTGATTTTATTCCATTTATCGGTCCGTTTATTGGGGCTATCCCTGTTCTTATTTTTGCCTTGTCTATTTCGTGGAATAAAGTTTTATTAGTCATCATTATATTAGCTATTTTACAAGCAGTCGAAGGCAATTTTCTTCAACCATTTATTATTGGACGTAACTTAGACATTCACCCTTTGTTTATTATGATGCTAATGATGGTTGCTGGAACTTTACTTGGACTAAAAGGGGTATTCTTTGCTATTCCAGTTTTTTTAGTGATTCGTACCATTAGTCGGTATATTAGTGACTTGAAACATTAA
- a CDS encoding RnfABCDGE type electron transport complex subunit D has protein sequence MNRIKEVIKQKSKEYHEKRVFCEHQVGYFIGVSLILIAIGLFVEYSYYSTIGYLGKTIAFEILKIHVMKLAIILGYAWLNDLILAFIVRTIPKSIKQAICFPFKRPTFLFTLLLVLMLSLDGPISVFCVAITAIAIFSQNTKKGHTFYRIHPVLIGYFISVLGILFTNNNLGLIELPPMLTAPYVEVTHSLNPLTYSQFKAAYYSLATVIFGIFEGSLCFTLIIPLIVCALFLIKRKIIDYKLLTIYLGIYTLIGISLGFIFQYPYWINVLFLLNGSIFITGIFLLSDLVILESYHNYKYVYCISLGILSALLCYFFDFMAAPYLALAIIQLLMWLFDGVNKIIHAKN, from the coding sequence ATGAATCGAATTAAAGAAGTAATCAAGCAAAAGTCAAAAGAGTATCATGAAAAGCGTGTTTTTTGTGAACATCAAGTAGGATATTTTATAGGAGTGTCACTAATTTTAATCGCAATAGGATTATTTGTTGAATATAGCTATTATTCAACCATTGGTTATTTAGGTAAAACAATCGCATTTGAAATTTTGAAAATACATGTCATGAAATTAGCTATAATTTTAGGATATGCCTGGTTGAATGATTTAATATTAGCCTTTATCGTTAGAACGATTCCTAAATCAATCAAGCAAGCTATTTGTTTTCCGTTTAAAAGACCTACGTTTTTATTTACCTTATTATTAGTTTTAATGCTATCACTAGATGGGCCTATTTCTGTTTTTTGTGTAGCCATTACAGCAATCGCTATTTTTTCGCAAAATACAAAAAAAGGACATACGTTTTATCGGATCCATCCTGTTTTAATTGGTTATTTTATCAGTGTTTTAGGAATTTTATTTACTAACAATAATTTAGGATTAATTGAACTTCCACCGATGTTAACAGCACCTTATGTAGAAGTGACTCATTCGTTAAATCCGTTAACTTATTCTCAATTTAAAGCTGCTTATTATTCATTAGCTACCGTTATCTTTGGGATTTTTGAAGGAAGTTTATGTTTTACACTGATTATTCCCTTAATCGTATGCGCCTTATTTTTGATCAAACGAAAAATCATTGACTACAAATTATTAACGATTTATTTAGGAATTTACACATTAATAGGAATTAGTTTAGGTTTTATTTTTCAGTATCCCTACTGGATTAATGTGTTATTTTTATTAAATGGTTCAATTTTTATCACAGGAATTTTTCTTTTATCTGATTTAGTTATACTTGAAAGTTATCACAATTATAAATATGTTTATTGTATTAGCTTAGGTATTTTATCTGCTTTACTTTGTTATTTTTTTGATTTTATGGCAGCTCCCTATCTTGCTTTAGCCATCATACAACTTTTAATGTGGTTATTTGATGGAGTGAATAAAATCATTCATGCAAAAAATTAA
- the msrA gene encoding peptide-methionine (S)-S-oxide reductase MsrA: MKQIVLAGGCFWGVEAYFKRIKGIIQTKVGYTDGTTINPSYQEVCTGRTYHVEACELIYDEQVISLEKILKHLFSIIDPTILNRQGNDVGTQYRTGIYYEDESDAQVIRDFIQKEQANYEQMIVVEVKKQTTFYDAEEFHQDYLTKNPMGYCHVNLYRIPKEDLKDEYR; this comes from the coding sequence ATGAAACAAATCGTTTTAGCTGGAGGATGCTTTTGGGGGGTAGAAGCATACTTCAAACGTATTAAAGGAATTATACAAACAAAGGTTGGTTATACCGACGGAACAACGATTAATCCAAGCTATCAAGAGGTTTGTACCGGAAGAACGTATCATGTTGAAGCTTGTGAGTTGATTTATGATGAACAGGTGATTTCACTTGAAAAAATCTTAAAACATTTATTTTCAATTATTGATCCAACTATTTTAAATCGACAAGGTAATGATGTTGGAACTCAGTATCGTACGGGAATTTATTACGAAGATGAATCAGATGCTCAAGTAATTCGTGATTTTATCCAAAAAGAACAAGCTAATTACGAGCAGATGATTGTTGTTGAGGTTAAGAAGCAGACAACCTTTTACGATGCAGAAGAGTTTCATCAAGATTATTTAACAAAAAATCCTATGGGTTACTGCCATGTTAACTTATATCGTATCCCAAAAGAAGATTTGAAGGATGAGTATCGTTAA
- a CDS encoding ThiF family adenylyltransferase, with protein MLHQFSRNELVYGPEGTEILKNSTVAILGIGGVGSFAAEALARTGVGTLILIDKDVVDITNVNRQIHATLKTVGRSKVEVMAERIAEINPNCQVIQMHMFYNEETAPTLFEHHIDFMVDASDTITFKIHLIKQCLRRKIKFISSMGAANKLDPTKFEIADIQNTSYDPVAKVIRTKLKKEKVNGKVPVIYSTESPIIGREDTIKVVGKEDSEVRKQQLPPASNAFVPSVAGLIAASYVVRELTKSIPIRRKGQ; from the coding sequence ATGTTACATCAATTTTCTAGAAATGAATTGGTATATGGACCAGAAGGAACAGAAATTTTAAAAAACAGTACCGTTGCTATTTTAGGGATAGGAGGCGTCGGATCTTTTGCTGCGGAGGCCCTAGCTAGAACTGGTGTCGGAACATTGATTTTAATTGATAAAGACGTGGTTGATATTACCAACGTCAATCGACAAATTCACGCAACATTAAAAACGGTAGGTCGTTCTAAAGTAGAGGTAATGGCTGAACGCATTGCAGAGATTAATCCAAATTGTCAGGTCATTCAAATGCACATGTTTTATAATGAAGAAACAGCACCGACATTGTTTGAACATCATATTGATTTTATGGTGGATGCATCAGATACAATTACATTTAAAATTCATTTAATTAAACAATGTTTACGTCGTAAGATAAAGTTTATTTCATCGATGGGAGCAGCTAATAAGTTAGATCCAACCAAGTTTGAAATTGCAGACATTCAAAATACGTCTTATGATCCGGTTGCGAAGGTCATTCGTACAAAACTAAAAAAAGAAAAAGTTAATGGAAAGGTACCGGTTATTTATTCAACCGAGAGTCCAATCATTGGTCGTGAGGACACAATAAAAGTGGTTGGTAAGGAAGATAGTGAAGTACGTAAGCAGCAATTGCCACCCGCTTCAAATGCTTTTGTTCCAAGTGTAGCAGGATTAATTGCAGCTAGTTATGTCGTTCGTGAATTAACGAAGTCCATTCCGATTCGTCGAAAAGGTCAATAA
- a CDS encoding beta-1,6-N-acetylglucosaminyltransferase, whose protein sequence is MKQAFLIVAHKNFDQLVKLVEYIADEEHHVYLHIDKKSENLFHQLRDYFKTYEYVYLLEKQISVNWGGFSQVQATLLLLESAYKQQYDFYHLISGQDLFIKSKQTVDEFLVQYKGHQFLEVIDDEKNLWRIKGYYLLSDCRYSRSRPCAILNDWCSKFFKKFPIRKNLKGFKIYKGANWFTLSGDCTTYIMEYLKKHPEYIRGYKYTLCADEHFFQTLILNSSFKDTVINETLREIQWNGQSNPKVYTINDYEMLKQSTALFARKFDSYIDHEIIEKIYKDIAM, encoded by the coding sequence ATGAAACAAGCTTTTTTAATTGTTGCTCATAAAAATTTTGATCAGCTTGTCAAACTGGTTGAATATATAGCAGATGAAGAACATCATGTTTATTTACATATTGATAAAAAAAGTGAAAATCTATTTCATCAGCTAAGAGATTATTTCAAAACTTATGAATATGTTTATTTGTTAGAGAAGCAAATCTCAGTTAATTGGGGAGGGTTTTCTCAAGTACAGGCCACGTTATTACTATTAGAAAGTGCATATAAACAGCAATACGATTTCTATCATTTAATCAGTGGACAAGATTTATTTATTAAGTCTAAGCAGACAGTTGATGAATTTTTAGTTCAATACAAAGGACATCAATTTTTGGAAGTAATTGATGATGAAAAAAATTTATGGCGTATCAAAGGATATTATTTGTTGAGTGATTGTAGATATAGTCGTTCTCGACCATGTGCAATTCTTAATGATTGGTGTTCTAAGTTTTTTAAGAAGTTTCCAATTCGCAAAAATTTGAAAGGTTTTAAAATTTATAAAGGCGCAAATTGGTTTACTCTATCAGGAGACTGTACGACCTATATTATGGAATATTTAAAGAAACATCCAGAATATATAAGAGGATACAAATATACTTTATGTGCAGATGAACATTTTTTTCAAACGTTAATCTTAAATTCTTCATTTAAAGATACGGTGATCAATGAGACACTTCGGGAAATTCAATGGAACGGACAGTCTAATCCTAAAGTATATACGATAAACGATTACGAGATGTTAAAACAAAGTACCGCTCTATTTGCAAGAAAATTTGATAGTTATATTGATCATGAAATTATTGAAAAAATATATAAAGATATAGCTATGTGA
- a CDS encoding glycosyltransferase, producing the protein MILVLCGTQKQNFTRIMRLVEPIADKEEIVIQAGHNHYETDKMKLFSFIPADEMSELYEKANLIVTHAGAGSILQGIQHQKKVIAVPRLTKYHEHVNDHQIELASKLEQLGCILMYKDGEDFLALYEKSKTFQPLPFNQKGNIGDLIDQRLEQYLS; encoded by the coding sequence TTGATTTTAGTCTTGTGTGGAACACAAAAACAGAATTTTACACGTATTATGCGTCTAGTAGAACCAATCGCCGATAAAGAGGAGATTGTTATTCAGGCAGGGCATAATCATTATGAAACAGACAAAATGAAGTTATTTAGTTTTATCCCTGCTGATGAGATGAGTGAACTTTATGAAAAAGCTAATTTAATTGTAACTCATGCAGGAGCAGGATCTATTTTACAAGGAATCCAACATCAAAAAAAGGTCATTGCAGTTCCAAGATTAACAAAATATCATGAGCACGTTAACGATCATCAAATTGAATTAGCTAGTAAGTTAGAACAACTAGGGTGTATTTTAATGTATAAAGATGGAGAAGATTTTCTAGCACTATACGAAAAATCTAAAACATTTCAACCATTACCATTTAATCAAAAAGGAAACATAGGTGACTTAATTGATCAAAGATTAGAACAATACTTGAGTTAA
- the pssD gene encoding PssD/Cps14F family polysaccharide biosynthesis glycosyltransferase, which translates to MKKGKVLFCSSAGGHYTELLQLSHLIKKYNGVIVTEKTAISQESSFPTEYLMYCSKNDGWIYIFEYLYVWLVSFIYFIKYNPKVVVSTGVHSTIPMCVYARLFFRKVIYIETVANVHTPSVSGKLMYKIATDFYVQWEELLEVYPNAIVGGCLF; encoded by the coding sequence GTGAAAAAAGGAAAAGTTTTATTTTGCTCTAGTGCAGGTGGTCATTATACAGAATTACTGCAACTAAGTCATCTCATAAAAAAATATAATGGGGTCATTGTTACCGAGAAAACAGCCATTTCACAAGAAAGTTCTTTTCCTACAGAATACTTAATGTATTGTTCGAAAAATGATGGTTGGATCTATATTTTTGAATATCTCTATGTTTGGTTGGTTTCTTTTATTTATTTTATTAAGTATAATCCAAAAGTTGTGGTGTCAACAGGAGTTCATTCAACTATTCCTATGTGTGTGTATGCGCGTTTATTTTTTAGAAAAGTTATCTATATTGAAACAGTGGCTAATGTTCATACGCCATCTGTTAGTGGCAAGTTAATGTATAAAATTGCGACAGATTTCTATGTACAATGGGAGGAATTACTTGAAGTATATCCAAATGCCATTGTAGGAGGGTGTTTATTTTGA
- a CDS encoding glycosyltransferase — protein MPKVSVIVPVYNVEKYLERCLNSLVNQTLDDIEIIVVNDSSPDESQKIIDNYIQNYPNKVFGYIKPNGGLSDARNFGMGKMSGEYFGFVDGDDYVEETMFEKLYTTAIKEEADLTCCDFYWEYPDHLKKSVDGPYANEKQLLVNMMPTVWNKLYKKQWYEKLDVKFPIGLRYEDSSFSIRIAPFINKIAYVNEPLIYYVQRQDSITYTQNSKVGDMITVFQEIFDYYKKHQLYDKYYDELEYLTLKYFLGSSFLRASQIQNKDSRHLILEEGWNLLNNQFPNWKKNRYLLSKKDKKHLYYRYTNHFIYKMLANSIYVLKVKLKK, from the coding sequence ATGCCTAAAGTTAGTGTTATTGTACCCGTATATAATGTTGAAAAATATTTAGAGCGCTGCTTGAATTCGTTGGTTAATCAAACATTAGATGATATTGAAATTATTGTCGTTAATGATTCCTCACCTGATGAGTCTCAAAAAATTATTGATAACTACATACAAAATTATCCGAATAAAGTGTTTGGATATATAAAGCCAAATGGTGGACTTTCAGATGCCAGAAACTTTGGAATGGGTAAAATGAGTGGAGAGTATTTTGGATTTGTAGACGGTGATGATTATGTTGAAGAAACAATGTTTGAAAAACTGTACACTACAGCCATAAAAGAAGAAGCTGATTTAACTTGTTGCGATTTTTATTGGGAATACCCTGATCATTTAAAAAAATCAGTGGATGGTCCTTATGCTAATGAAAAACAATTATTAGTTAATATGATGCCCACTGTTTGGAATAAATTATATAAAAAACAGTGGTATGAGAAGTTAGATGTTAAATTTCCCATTGGTTTAAGGTACGAGGATAGCTCTTTTTCAATTAGAATAGCTCCCTTTATTAATAAAATTGCCTATGTCAATGAACCCTTGATCTATTATGTTCAGCGTCAAGATTCCATTACATATACGCAAAATTCTAAAGTTGGGGATATGATTACAGTTTTTCAAGAGATTTTTGATTATTATAAAAAACATCAATTATATGATAAATATTATGATGAGCTAGAATATTTAACATTGAAGTATTTTTTAGGAAGTTCTTTTTTAAGGGCTTCTCAAATCCAAAATAAAGATTCACGTCATTTAATTCTCGAAGAGGGATGGAATCTATTAAACAATCAATTTCCTAATTGGAAGAAAAATCGTTATTTACTAAGTAAAAAAGATAAAAAACATTTATATTATCGATACACAAATCATTTTATTTATAAAATGTTAGCTAATAGTATTTATGTACTTAAAGTAAAACTTAAAAAGTAA
- a CDS encoding O-antigen ligase family protein has translation MKDKIVKILKSPKTYCSLVFIFLVIQPIVDLDYLLNDFLKQYNLIVPSTVIRFLGLPVLAIIGFLFIDKNKDKTFKMTLIVGTVLVIYSLLHFKTMRTLDINLPDTFRRDLKIELKYILMLILPFVLMYCVYLARFTTTTFNKIVIMTSFIICSIIFITDLFSVSFSSYGGRTQANFLSWFTGGYERYQDPKLLMSKGLYHAANVLGALLFMLLPLLFKALYEVRKKWPIFLLILLHCLCMMMVGTRVATMGSVLIVIAALVTYIGCSVIRLTKFNLNFLLSLGILTCLLIGIYPYTPAVKYQSFNTQLINNLKSEEEKNDAVNEMSTRLEALQSNLDEEGKNAVLIAILRENTQLMTFPSIYYDEIYPIEFDPQFWNFVVNQPFEKRSDARKLQKLFSDYKWDLMNDEEKLLGMGFATLSEGRFIIEQDGWRQVYTMGLTGAVLFISPYLILILASIVNALRRFRTVVNFSNLMLLLSTIVGLGAAYYSGHVLDEMFTNLYLGFITITLFLNTLVNRKNLKKVEVN, from the coding sequence ATGAAAGATAAAATAGTTAAGATCTTAAAAAGTCCAAAAACTTATTGCTCTTTAGTCTTTATTTTTTTAGTTATACAACCCATTGTTGATTTAGATTATCTATTAAATGATTTTTTAAAACAATATAATCTAATTGTTCCATCAACCGTTATTCGTTTTCTAGGACTTCCAGTACTTGCAATCATAGGCTTTTTATTTATTGATAAAAACAAAGATAAAACATTTAAAATGACACTCATCGTTGGAACTGTTTTAGTTATTTATTCACTGTTGCATTTTAAAACGATGAGAACGCTTGATATCAATTTACCAGATACGTTTAGAAGAGATTTAAAAATAGAGTTAAAATATATTTTAATGCTCATCTTGCCTTTTGTATTAATGTATTGTGTATATCTAGCTCGTTTTACAACAACTACCTTTAATAAGATTGTTATTATGACTTCATTTATTATTTGTAGTATTATCTTTATCACCGATTTATTTAGTGTTTCTTTCAGTAGTTATGGTGGAAGAACACAGGCTAACTTTTTATCTTGGTTTACAGGTGGATATGAGAGGTATCAAGATCCTAAGTTATTGATGTCTAAAGGACTGTACCACGCAGCTAATGTATTAGGTGCATTATTATTTATGCTTTTACCTTTGTTATTTAAAGCTTTATATGAAGTAAGAAAAAAATGGCCGATCTTTTTGCTCATTCTTCTTCATTGTTTATGTATGATGATGGTAGGAACCAGAGTGGCAACAATGGGTTCCGTATTAATCGTAATTGCAGCTTTAGTAACCTATATTGGATGCTCTGTTATTAGATTGACAAAGTTTAATTTAAACTTTTTATTGTCATTAGGTATTCTTACTTGTCTATTAATAGGAATTTATCCGTATACACCTGCTGTAAAGTATCAGTCATTTAATACCCAGTTAATTAATAATTTAAAATCTGAAGAAGAAAAAAATGATGCCGTAAATGAGATGTCTACACGGTTAGAGGCTTTGCAAAGCAATTTAGATGAAGAAGGGAAAAATGCTGTATTAATAGCTATTTTACGAGAAAATACTCAGTTAATGACCTTCCCATCTATTTATTATGATGAAATCTATCCAATTGAATTTGATCCACAATTTTGGAACTTTGTTGTAAATCAACCGTTTGAAAAGCGAAGTGATGCTAGAAAACTTCAAAAATTATTTTCTGACTATAAGTGGGACTTAATGAATGATGAAGAAAAGTTATTAGGAATGGGATTTGCTACGCTTAGTGAAGGACGATTTATTATAGAACAAGATGGATGGCGTCAAGTTTATACGATGGGATTAACAGGAGCCGTTCTTTTTATCTCTCCTTATCTCATTTTAATTTTAGCTTCAATAGTTAATGCTTTAAGACGATTTAGAACCGTTGTTAATTTTAGCAATTTAATGCTATTATTATCTACTATAGTTGGTTTAGGAGCTGCTTATTATAGTGGTCATGTATTAGACGAGATGTTTACCAATTTATATTTAGGATTTATTACTATTACATTATTTTTAAATACCCTCGTCAATAGAAAGAATTTAAAGAAGGTCGAGGTGAATTAA
- a CDS encoding glycosyltransferase translates to MSKKVLFVTDEMTLGGVSRVLNNLLDQLVSQTDYHIDLLVLHKHGEMLKDIPDSVNVIEGTKFFRVIDQSLSQLLKQKNIPYLINKLYLVSLMKTGLIGYKIKKERKKMNLGHYDVEIAFKEGFCTIFVANGSSPKKVNWVHLDYKKQNFSSNHMPLMKKTLNSIDTNVAVSEVAAQSYEEVFNLKQKVLVIHNIIQSDLIRNKYEEDVQEEDLHLFNNQYLTFISVGRLVSQKGYDRLISIHKRLIQEGLMHNIIIIGHGEDEDSLRQQINELGCQETCRLIGYRENPFAYFKLADCFLLPSRYEGLPTVVFESLICETPVIATKVAGVEEQLNQTDFGLVVDNENESFYEAMKHIIGHPTALNKMKVALKQYQYQNDKIISQIKELVEGKYER, encoded by the coding sequence GTGTCAAAAAAAGTTTTATTTGTGACAGATGAAATGACGTTAGGCGGTGTTTCACGTGTTTTAAATAATTTATTAGATCAATTAGTTAGTCAAACTGACTATCACATTGATTTACTTGTTTTACACAAACATGGGGAAATGTTAAAAGACATTCCAGATAGCGTTAACGTCATAGAGGGAACAAAATTCTTTAGAGTCATTGATCAATCATTAAGTCAACTGCTAAAACAAAAAAATATTCCTTATTTAATCAATAAGTTATATTTAGTGAGTTTAATGAAAACAGGATTGATTGGCTATAAGATAAAAAAAGAGCGTAAAAAAATGAACCTAGGGCACTATGATGTTGAAATTGCATTTAAGGAAGGATTCTGCACAATTTTTGTTGCAAACGGGTCTAGCCCTAAAAAAGTAAATTGGGTGCATTTAGATTATAAGAAACAAAATTTTTCTTCAAATCATATGCCACTCATGAAAAAAACTTTAAATTCGATTGACACTAATGTTGCTGTTTCTGAAGTAGCTGCTCAATCATATGAGGAAGTCTTTAATCTTAAACAAAAAGTATTAGTGATTCATAATATTATTCAAAGTGACTTAATACGAAATAAGTACGAAGAAGATGTGCAAGAAGAGGATTTACATTTATTCAATAATCAATATTTAACATTTATAAGTGTCGGACGTCTAGTTTCACAAAAAGGATACGATCGTCTTATAAGTATACATAAGCGTTTAATTCAAGAGGGACTTATGCATAATATTATTATAATAGGTCATGGTGAGGATGAAGATTCATTAAGACAGCAAATTAACGAGCTAGGATGTCAAGAGACGTGTCGATTAATTGGTTATCGTGAAAATCCATTTGCTTATTTCAAATTAGCTGACTGCTTTTTATTACCTTCTCGCTATGAAGGATTACCAACTGTTGTATTTGAATCTTTAATTTGTGAAACACCAGTTATAGCGACAAAAGTAGCGGGGGTTGAAGAACAATTAAATCAAACTGATTTTGGATTAGTCGTAGATAATGAGAATGAAAGTTTTTATGAGGCCATGAAGCACATAATAGGTCATCCAACAGCGTTAAATAAAATGAAAGTTGCATTAAAACAATATCAATATCAAAATGATAAAATTATTTCTCAAATTAAAGAGTTGGTGGAGGGAAAATATGAAAGATAA
- a CDS encoding glycosyltransferase family 2 protein has product MPKVSIIVPIYNVEKYLARCLKSLVNQTLQEIEIICVNDGSPDQSQQIVNQFVLDYPEKVISVQKKNGGLADARNYGLNFANGEYLLFVDSDDWIEEKMCEIMYHKAISESADLVVCDIQNVYEDGHKVYISCGDFIEGNVRTQPSLLTIDNSACNKLFKKTLFEDIKFPLGIWYEDLGCIPIVLSKAQKVVKVNQAFYYYFQREGSIMNTYCEKSLDIYRALQLVDDYCGSNYRVEIEFLYIKNLMLYGCSRHLNVENGDIYINQAVNFMKKKFPFWLRNSYVKKLVVKDRFILWLYSKRRYDLVRILLSIKQSLGKMRK; this is encoded by the coding sequence GTGCCGAAAGTGAGTATTATTGTACCCATTTATAATGTAGAGAAGTATTTAGCTCGTTGTTTGAAGTCCTTAGTGAATCAAACGCTACAAGAAATCGAAATTATTTGTGTAAATGATGGGAGTCCTGATCAATCACAACAAATCGTTAATCAATTTGTGTTAGATTATCCTGAAAAAGTCATCTCTGTTCAAAAGAAAAATGGTGGATTAGCCGATGCTAGAAATTACGGATTAAATTTTGCAAACGGAGAGTATTTATTATTTGTCGACAGCGATGATTGGATTGAGGAAAAAATGTGTGAAATCATGTACCATAAGGCGATTTCCGAATCAGCTGATTTAGTTGTATGTGATATTCAAAATGTTTATGAAGATGGGCATAAAGTATATATTTCCTGCGGAGATTTTATAGAAGGAAATGTTCGAACGCAACCCTCTTTATTAACGATAGATAATAGTGCCTGTAATAAACTATTTAAGAAAACATTATTTGAAGATATAAAATTCCCATTAGGTATTTGGTATGAAGACTTAGGATGCATTCCAATTGTCTTATCAAAAGCGCAAAAAGTAGTTAAAGTTAATCAAGCATTTTATTATTACTTTCAACGAGAAGGCTCTATTATGAATACTTATTGTGAAAAAAGTTTGGATATTTACCGAGCACTTCAATTAGTGGATGATTACTGCGGTAGTAACTATCGTGTAGAAATAGAGTTTTTATATATTAAAAACTTGATGCTTTATGGATGCTCTCGTCATTTAAACGTTGAAAATGGAGATATTTATATCAATCAAGCAGTGAATTTTATGAAGAAAAAATTCCCGTTTTGGTTAAGAAACTCGTACGTCAAAAAGTTAGTCGTTAAAGATCGTTTTATTTTATGGTTATATAGTAAAAGACGGTATGATTTAGTACGCATTCTTTTAAGTATTAAACAATCGCTAGGGAAGATGAGAAAATAG